In Maridesulfovibrio frigidus DSM 17176, a genomic segment contains:
- a CDS encoding tyrosine-type recombinase/integrase, which yields MLRKYLLPCLRKNKTKELLEELQIRSPLPHDMPILALYCGLRFGEIASLTWQDIDFGNEDIYIRDPKAGVNRKTFFINQVREMLKRRHAKPHASAERLFSTINEGKLVQVSTTFRRIAAEMFNEEVAGPRQRVCFNLHHGMSSIERSYTPVRSSWGAVALK from the coding sequence ATGTTGAGAAAATATCTTCTGCCATGTTTGCGAAAAAACAAAACAAAAGAGCTTCTTGAAGAATTACAGATCCGATCCCCTCTGCCCCATGATATGCCTATTTTAGCTCTATACTGCGGCTTACGATTCGGAGAAATTGCGTCCCTTACATGGCAGGACATCGATTTCGGGAATGAGGATATTTATATTCGAGACCCTAAAGCAGGAGTTAACCGTAAAACCTTCTTCATTAATCAAGTACGAGAGATGCTAAAGCGCAGACACGCTAAACCTCACGCAAGCGCAGAACGGTTATTCAGCACCATTAATGAGGGTAAACTTGTGCAAGTCTCAACGACATTCCGTAGAATTGCGGCTGAAATGTTCAATGAAGAAGTGGCTGGTCCCAGACAAAGAGTCTGCTTCAATTTGCATCATGGCATGTCCAGCATAGAACGGAGCTATACACCGGTAAGGAGCTCATGGGGAGCAGTAGCTTTAAAATAA